The DNA sequence CTTAAGTTACAATCATGTTCGAAATACACCCAAACGGTAGCGCTATTGTCAGTTGCAAAAAAGCGGGAACCGGAAGGTGTGGTAGGCACTTTATGGTGTAACTTAATGAATATTAATGAGAAAAAAATAAATTCCCGCGCCAGCAATGTCTACCGCAAGCTTGAAGACGTGGTTGGCTGCAAATGGTCGGTGTCGGTCCTACTGGCCATTGATGCCGGGATCTCCCGCCCCGGCGCACTGGAGCGCCACATTTCCGGCATCTCAACGAAAGTGCTGTCTGAACGACTGCGAAAACTGACTACTTATGGTTTGCTCGAGAAGCAGAGTTTCCCGGAGGTGCCACCTCGCACGGAGTATTCATTGACACCATCGGGCATAAAACTCATCAGCATCATTCAACAGATTCACACTCTGGATTCAACACTTCAAGAGACGAGACCCAAGCAACTCAACCGCAACTAATAAAGTAGCGGCGGCCGGCTCTGATTCGCTACACCCCAAGCCCTGCGCCACAGAACTGGATGAACAAAGAACGTTACACACTATGGGTATCATCGAGTCGATAACACTTCTGGGAATCATGATTGCACTTGCTGTGATGCCAAGTACCAGTGTCGCACTGGTTGTCACACGCTCTGTCACTCTGAGCGTCCATAATGGTATAGCGGTCGCTGCGGGAGTTGTTGTCGGCGATCTGATCTTTGTCTTACTGGTAATACTGGGTCTATCTGTGCTGGCAGAGACCCTGGCCAGCCTGTTTCTGATCGTCAGATATCTTGGCGCGACCTATCTGATCTGGTTTGGCTTCTCATTGCTGACAAGAAAACACACCACCGGGTTTATGATCGACAACCCAGCGGGAAAAGGACGTTTCACAACGAGCTTCCTTGCTGGCCTCGCCCTGACGCTCGGGGATCTCAAGGCCATCTTTTTCTACCTTAGCCTGTTTCCCGTGTTTATTGATTTAGCCGCACTCCAGCTTACTGACGTTTTCATTATCATGGCAGTCACAGTGGTGGCTGTGGGTGGCGTGAAAGTCGTCTATGCATGTTCAGCAGCAAAAATTGCCGCCCTCTCGAAAGGCCTACCGTTTGAGCCCGCCATCAGAAAAACAGCAGGTGGTGCGATGATCGGAGCGGGAAGTTATATGATCGTACAAAGCTGACAACCACATCTGCAGGTATAGATCATCAATATTAACGAGAACTGCTTATTTTCCTGTTAAGATTATCTTCGGCTGGGAGCTCTATGGACAGCATTGATTAACCTTGTGATTCGGTTACCCTATGTTGCCCTGGGCAGCCAACCACCACCCCTCAAAGATAACAATAAGAGGTACCACCATGCCCTTTTCTCCGGAACATCTAACCGAATTGAACTTGCTGGTCATGTTCAGCACCCCCACACTGCAGGAAGGCATCAAGGTTCACCGAAATGAGGCGGCACCCGAACTGGTGGCAGCAGCCGAGCGCCTGCATCAAAAGGGTTTAATCACAAACAGGGACGGTGGCTATCTGACTGATCTGGGTTTCGAAACGGTCGATCACACCCAGAAACTACTGGGCATTCTCTCAACCGACTGAAGCGACAAACTGCCTCTTTCGGGAACCTCATTGAACAGAACATTCAGGACGATAAATGAAACATAAAATCACAATCCTGTTTGCCATGACGTTTTTTATTGTCGGCAATGGTTATGGCATTTTGGCACATCAGGCACATGCGGCCTCAAATGAAACAAACACCCTGTGTAGCACTTTCACCCTGCCCGACTCGAACAAGGTGTATCTGTTTGCCTACAGGGAGCATCAGCCGCGTGAGAGCATTGCCCAATTGGTCAGAAAGGAAACCGCCCTGGCGCTGGACGATATCGCTGATGAGGTGATAATCGTCCAGAATAGCGAACAGGCAAAAGCAGACGGGCTTTTATTGAAAATCAAGGTGCTCAATATCGCCCGGGGCAACCTGTTCACTAGGATCGATTTCCGGTATGAATTGATTGAAAACACCGGAAAAGCAGAAATTCTCAACGAAACTGACGTATTAACGTCAAACTTTGGTTTTAAAAAACTGACTGGCGATGTGGGCAGAGAAATTGTGCGAAACATCACCCCGTTGATCGATTGTTTTGAGGCTCGCAGGCAGTAAATCCTGCCAGCCCATCATGTTGCGGGGCTATTATGGCACCAGATGCCTGATGACCAGTTGCGAGGCAATGAAGCAGATAGAGAAGAAAATCACCATTGCCATGATACCCGCCAGAATCACGGATTTTGGATTGGTCTCCAACAGGTCCGATGCCCTCTTCATGCCACGCCTTCTTTGCAGGGCAAACACCAGACAGAACGCCTGGGTAATAATCTCAAGTGCACTGAGATTTTTCGGCTTGGTCTCCTCCGCCTCATCCTGCCGGGAATCTACTTCAGTGGCGGTTTCTGGCGCAGTATCCTGCTGATTTCTGTTGGTCATAATCATTGGCACTCATCACTTGGAAAGGCAACTGCTGCTTCAGTAGCGTACTGGACACAGCTGCCAACAATGGATTTTCAACCAGGCGCCGAATCACACCCGGTAGAGTGTGGTATTCGCGGCACCGCGACTTATTCAGCGCCGCTGCGAACTGCCGTACCGACAGAATCCTGCAACGGCCCCAGTGGATTGCGGCGGGTTTCTTCTTCATCAATCAAAGGAACACCGCTCCAGATCTTGTAGACCACCGTATTGTGGTCAATCACGATCAGGGCATTAAAGTTCCAACCGTTGCGAATACGCTCACGCTTGAATTTTAGCAAGTCCAGCACTACATTGCCCACCCGTTTGCTGTTGCTGACGCTGGGCGTTGCCTCATAGGCCAGACACTTCTCGCGG is a window from the Porticoccus hydrocarbonoclasticus MCTG13d genome containing:
- a CDS encoding winged helix-turn-helix transcriptional regulator; its protein translation is MNINEKKINSRASNVYRKLEDVVGCKWSVSVLLAIDAGISRPGALERHISGISTKVLSERLRKLTTYGLLEKQSFPEVPPRTEYSLTPSGIKLISIIQQIHTLDSTLQETRPKQLNRN
- a CDS encoding LysE family translocator; amino-acid sequence: MGIIESITLLGIMIALAVMPSTSVALVVTRSVTLSVHNGIAVAAGVVVGDLIFVLLVILGLSVLAETLASLFLIVRYLGATYLIWFGFSLLTRKHTTGFMIDNPAGKGRFTTSFLAGLALTLGDLKAIFFYLSLFPVFIDLAALQLTDVFIIMAVTVVAVGGVKVVYACSAAKIAALSKGLPFEPAIRKTAGGAMIGAGSYMIVQS
- a CDS encoding TIGR02647 family protein yields the protein MPFSPEHLTELNLLVMFSTPTLQEGIKVHRNEAAPELVAAAERLHQKGLITNRDGGYLTDLGFETVDHTQKLLGILSTD